The Ascaphus truei isolate aAscTru1 chromosome 3, aAscTru1.hap1, whole genome shotgun sequence genome includes a region encoding these proteins:
- the LOC142490619 gene encoding indolethylamine N-methyltransferase-like, translating to MDLHLHKHYHDEEYDPRLCAETYFSETSVLAEDRQNIVRTLYKIFSSGKVTGKTLLDVSNGSSIYQFLPACESFQEIIVAESNERVKRDLEKWLNKEPDAFDYSHTSKLLCELEGKSFQIELFVPIRPGAKLGLFQMGDIREQPDVSEFFMFVTSQTDMELVIEEKEEQLRRTIKRILICDFTKENPLHPVILPKVDCLITVAYLEVVSKDLDAYRSNLKKVSSLIKVGGHLVLFVFISMTYYMIGEHKFYMLKYDEEFVRKALTDTGFVIKSVDLQARKKNTHLTDYEHIGFILAQKEREV from the exons ATGGATTTGCATCTCCATAAACACTACCATGATGAAGAATATGATCCAAGACTGTGTGCGGAAACATATTTTTCAGAAACAAGTGTTCTAGCAGAGGACCGGCAAAACATTGTAAGAACATTATATAAAATATTCAGTTCAG GTAAAGTGACAGGAAAAACCTTACTTGATGTCAGCAACGGTTCTTCTATATATCAATTTTTACCAGCCTGTGAGAGCTTTCAGGAGATCATTGTGGCCGAATCCAATGAACGTGTCAAACGGGATTTGGAAAAGTGGCTGAATAAGGAGCCAGACGCCTTCGATTACTCTCACACTTCCAAATTACTTTGTGAGCTGGAGGGTAAAAG TTTCCAGATTGAACTATTTGTACCAATTAGGCCAGGTGCAAAACTTGGGTTGttccaaatgggggacatcagAGAACAGcctgatgtgagtgagttttttaTGTTTGTTACTTCCCAAACCGATatggagttggtcattgag GAAAAAGAAGAACAATTAAGAAGAACAATCAAGCGTATTCTAATATGCGACTTCACCAAAGAAAACCCTCTACACCCAGTCATTCTACCAAAGGTGGATTGTCTCATAACCGTCGCCTACTTGGAGGTTGTGAGCAAAGATCTTGATGCTTATCGCAGCAACCTGAAAAAAGTATCCTCCCTGATAAAAGTTGGAGGGCATCTGGTACTATTTGTGTTTATTTCTATGACTTATTACATGATTGGtgagcacaagttttatatgctgAAATATGATGAAGAATTTGTAAGAAAGGCCCTTACTGATACAGGGTTTGTTATTAAAAGTGTTGATCTTCAGGCtcgtaaaaaaaacacacatttgacAGATTATGAGCACATAGGATTTATTTTGGCTCAAAAGGAAAGAGAGgtttaa